The following proteins are co-located in the Clostridiales bacterium genome:
- a CDS encoding BMP family ABC transporter substrate-binding protein, whose translation MKKFLALFLVLALVMSSLAGCGGKKESAEEPGKTDGPELTVGFIYIGPKSDGGFSEAQDRGRQAMEDYFGGKVATLVAESVPEEKQSVKSAAINMIDQGATVIVGTSYGFMDALEELAGEYPEVKFIHFSGNKMNDTNFGNYFGAMEEPRYLAGMVAGLMTKSNKIGYVAAFPYTELLIGINAFTLGARSVNPNAEVKVVYTNAWVDAANEKAAAEALLAQGCDVLEQHCDTTGPQIAAEATGAYAIGYNLDSRAAAPKAFLTAPIWKHEAFFIKTFEEIMAGTWKPESYYGTMKDGYVGLADMSDLVPADVQAKVKEVQTKIEAGEFPIFVGPIKDNKGNIVVPEGTTLDRAGIWTMDYLVEGATGASQ comes from the coding sequence ATGAAAAAGTTTTTAGCATTATTTCTTGTACTTGCTCTCGTAATGTCATCTTTAGCTGGCTGCGGCGGAAAGAAAGAATCTGCTGAGGAGCCCGGAAAGACAGATGGACCAGAACTGACCGTTGGTTTCATATATATTGGACCAAAGAGTGACGGCGGTTTCTCAGAGGCTCAGGACAGAGGCAGACAGGCAATGGAAGATTACTTCGGCGGTAAAGTCGCAACGCTGGTGGCAGAATCTGTTCCGGAAGAAAAACAGTCTGTCAAGAGCGCAGCAATCAACATGATCGATCAGGGCGCTACCGTTATTGTAGGGACAAGCTATGGCTTCATGGATGCGCTGGAAGAACTTGCTGGCGAATACCCGGAAGTGAAATTCATCCACTTCTCCGGAAACAAGATGAATGATACTAACTTCGGAAACTATTTTGGTGCTATGGAAGAACCAAGATATCTGGCAGGAATGGTTGCAGGACTCATGACCAAGTCAAACAAAATCGGTTATGTAGCGGCGTTCCCTTATACAGAACTTCTCATCGGAATCAATGCGTTCACATTAGGTGCAAGATCCGTGAACCCCAATGCTGAAGTAAAAGTTGTTTACACCAATGCATGGGTAGATGCTGCCAACGAAAAAGCTGCTGCTGAAGCGCTGCTTGCTCAGGGCTGTGACGTACTGGAACAGCACTGTGATACAACAGGACCGCAGATTGCGGCTGAAGCTACTGGTGCATACGCGATTGGATACAATCTTGACAGCAGAGCTGCTGCTCCAAAGGCATTCCTGACAGCACCGATCTGGAAGCACGAAGCATTCTTTATCAAAACATTCGAAGAAATCATGGCTGGAACCTGGAAACCGGAAAGCTACTATGGTACAATGAAAGACGGTTATGTAGGACTTGCAGACATGTCTGATCTCGTACCTGCAGACGTACAGGCCAAGGTAAAGGAAGTTCAGACTAAGATTGAAGCAGGTGAATTCCCGATCTTCGTCGGACCGATCAAAGACAACAAAGGAAATATCGTTGTTCCTGAAGGAACCACTCTTGACAGAGCGGGAATCTGGACAATGGATTACCTCGTTGAAGGAGCAACCGGAGCCAGCCAATAA
- a CDS encoding xanthine phosphoribosyltransferase: MKILKDRIVADGVAIGTEIVKVDSFLNHQIDVELLDQIGQEFAERFRDCEVTKILTVEASGIAVACMVARHFGNIPVVFAKKAAPSTMTEGFYGAEVKSFTKGTTSVVRVSEKFLKEEDKVLIIDDFLAHGEAALGLSNLVEQAGASLAGVGSVIEKQFQGGSKRLRDLDIRVESLAVIEAIKDGEITFSERLK; the protein is encoded by the coding sequence ATGAAGATTCTTAAGGACAGAATTGTAGCAGACGGAGTTGCGATCGGAACGGAAATCGTAAAAGTAGACTCCTTTTTAAACCATCAGATCGACGTTGAGCTTCTCGACCAGATCGGCCAGGAATTTGCAGAGCGGTTCCGGGACTGTGAAGTGACGAAGATTCTTACCGTTGAAGCTTCCGGTATTGCAGTAGCCTGCATGGTAGCCAGACATTTTGGAAATATTCCTGTTGTTTTTGCGAAAAAGGCTGCTCCGAGTACAATGACGGAAGGCTTTTACGGCGCTGAGGTCAAATCCTTTACAAAAGGAACTACCTCCGTGGTCAGGGTTTCGGAGAAGTTTCTCAAAGAAGAAGATAAGGTTTTGATCATCGATGACTTTCTCGCTCACGGAGAAGCGGCCTTAGGCCTTTCCAATCTAGTGGAGCAAGCAGGTGCTAGCTTGGCCGGTGTGGGTTCGGTGATCGAAAAGCAGTTTCAAGGTGGCAGCAAGCGTCTTCGTGATCTGGATATTCGTGTCGAATCACTCGCGGTGATTGAAGCAATCAAAGATGGCGAGATTACATTTTCCGAACGACTCAAATAA
- a CDS encoding ferritin: MLSKEVTKLLNEQINKEFYSAYLYLDMSNYYDLKNLNGFSNWFKVQAQEERDHALLFMNYLQNNNEEIKLTAIAAPDQAYSDFKAPLEESLRHERMVTASIYNIYEEATKQRDFRTLQFLNWFVTEQGEEEKNAEDLIDRYELFGYDAKSLYLLDAELAARVYAAPTLVLD; encoded by the coding sequence ATGTTATCAAAAGAAGTAACGAAGCTCTTAAACGAGCAAATCAACAAAGAGTTTTATTCAGCCTATTTGTATTTAGATATGTCAAACTACTATGATCTGAAAAATCTCAACGGCTTCTCCAACTGGTTCAAGGTTCAGGCTCAGGAAGAGCGAGATCATGCACTGCTTTTCATGAACTATCTACAGAATAATAATGAAGAGATAAAGCTGACGGCCATTGCCGCACCTGATCAAGCCTATAGTGATTTCAAAGCACCGCTTGAAGAGTCACTGCGGCATGAGAGAATGGTAACCGCCTCCATCTACAATATATACGAGGAAGCAACGAAGCAGAGGGATTTCCGGACACTTCAGTTTTTAAACTGGTTTGTCACAGAGCAAGGAGAAGAAGAGAAGAATGCAGAAGATTTGATCGACCGCTATGAACTCTTCGGCTACGATGCAAAGAGCCTGTACTTACTGGATGCAGAACTGGCTGCAAGAGTCTATGCAGCACCCACTTTGGTTTTGGACTAA
- a CDS encoding copper amine oxidase N-terminal domain-containing protein: MARGFGGMILRRLLLVAVTGILFFASLGGEAWAGAEFLGIGTERAKAESLGIGTERAGAQSAGIGEAAPGVVVDGKPVEFNEKSGFPYLSDTGSTMLPVRACLGAIGCEVSWDDETKTVITWKGNTKVTIPVGKNEIDLNGKKVNTSAPAVIKADRVYLPLRTVFEAYGYQVSWDSKTRLVTANSYSNQNLTPLNINGGTTGIFSRKQLGFNGFTGIQAEVTLPKVSLAEKGDCPYVYFGFDWEGDGGNAEGGFQFIEDPSHPGYNRWTVFLRQGSEWRWGQNILLEQGSTHRIRFYSECVSSEQVDLVIDLDGREVVRKPSAVMDFSSTSAKAVIAMAMSNPFDGTNCFSQSEGAKIRALQVTKGWNTDSAASIETNANDNKYQDFDTYPLYHLWRPEVGAFGMHYGTVDCIPSYLHQEADGSISIYKD; this comes from the coding sequence ATGGCAAGGGGATTTGGGGGGATGATATTGAGAAGACTTTTATTGGTTGCTGTAACAGGCATTCTTTTTTTTGCCTCGCTTGGAGGGGAAGCCTGGGCTGGAGCAGAATTTCTGGGGATTGGAACGGAAAGGGCTAAAGCAGAATCTCTGGGGATTGGAACGGAAAGGGCTGGCGCTCAATCTGCGGGCATTGGGGAAGCAGCGCCTGGCGTTGTTGTAGACGGGAAACCAGTGGAATTCAATGAAAAATCCGGGTTCCCATACCTCTCCGATACAGGCAGCACCATGCTGCCCGTCCGTGCCTGCCTTGGCGCCATTGGCTGTGAGGTAAGCTGGGATGACGAAACAAAGACCGTAATCACTTGGAAGGGTAACACAAAGGTTACCATACCTGTTGGAAAAAACGAAATCGATTTGAATGGAAAAAAAGTGAACACGTCTGCTCCAGCAGTAATAAAAGCAGATCGAGTTTACCTGCCGCTCCGCACAGTTTTTGAAGCTTATGGATATCAAGTCAGCTGGGACAGCAAAACACGTTTGGTTACAGCGAATTCTTACTCAAATCAAAATCTCACACCTCTTAATATCAATGGTGGCACGACCGGTATTTTTTCCAGAAAGCAGCTGGGCTTTAATGGCTTTACAGGAATTCAAGCGGAAGTAACATTGCCGAAAGTTTCACTGGCTGAAAAAGGAGACTGCCCCTATGTCTACTTTGGCTTTGACTGGGAAGGAGATGGCGGGAATGCGGAGGGTGGATTTCAGTTTATCGAAGACCCGTCACATCCGGGGTATAACCGATGGACTGTGTTTTTACGGCAGGGAAGTGAATGGCGCTGGGGTCAGAATATTCTTTTAGAGCAGGGTTCCACCCATAGGATTCGGTTCTACAGTGAGTGCGTATCATCTGAACAGGTGGATCTTGTCATTGACCTTGACGGAAGAGAAGTGGTCAGGAAGCCTTCTGCGGTTATGGATTTCAGCAGCACATCAGCAAAAGCCGTAATTGCCATGGCAATGTCAAATCCCTTTGATGGTACCAACTGTTTTTCTCAATCAGAAGGAGCGAAAATCAGGGCATTGCAAGTCACAAAAGGGTGGAATACGGATTCGGCTGCCAGCATAGAAACCAATGCAAATGATAACAAGTATCAAGATTTTGACACCTACCCCCTTTATCACCTTTGGAGACCCGAAGTGGGTGCATTTGGAATGCATTATGGAACGGTAGACTGCATTCCTTCTTATCTGCATCAGGAGGCTGACGGATCTATTTCTATTTATAAGGATTAA
- a CDS encoding chemotaxis protein CheX, translating into MSKDYLVPFTDAARQTLKLLLDIDTLEAANQNENTEAENNDQVGVAIGLTGDLSGEIQYRFPSETSLEIVKLMSGMEFTEIDEFVTSALGEIANIISGNAVTDLSTHNVICDILPPKVNEVSGEMAGDETTYIFSTKLDSEIGVVDIKLQLKMN; encoded by the coding sequence ATGAGTAAAGATTATCTTGTGCCATTTACAGATGCAGCACGTCAGACGCTCAAACTTCTGCTCGATATAGACACGTTGGAGGCTGCGAATCAAAACGAAAACACTGAAGCTGAAAACAATGATCAGGTAGGGGTTGCAATAGGTCTTACCGGGGATCTCAGCGGTGAAATACAATATCGCTTCCCATCGGAGACAAGTCTAGAAATTGTAAAGTTGATGAGTGGAATGGAATTTACGGAGATCGACGAATTTGTAACCTCTGCACTTGGAGAAATTGCAAATATTATCAGCGGAAACGCGGTGACCGACCTCTCTACTCATAATGTAATCTGCGATATTCTTCCGCCAAAGGTTAATGAAGTCAGTGGCGAAATGGCCGGCGATGAAACAACATACATATTCTCCACGAAGCTGGACTCAGAAATCGGTGTGGTGGACATTAAACTTCAGCTTAAAATGAATTGA
- a CDS encoding bacteriohemerythrin: protein MIWREKYNVGVPEIDTQHEELFARVTAFVETLRSDKEWSEKVSQVNETLSFMKDYVVIHFQDEEAYQAEIGYPEAAAHKKVHNDMVAYVGTVSEQYEKTGYEEVLIQQFAGKLLAWLINHVAADDQKIANYARKKEAEQNE, encoded by the coding sequence ATGATTTGGAGAGAAAAGTACAATGTGGGCGTTCCGGAGATTGACACCCAGCACGAAGAGCTTTTTGCTCGTGTTACTGCCTTTGTCGAAACCCTTCGCTCAGATAAGGAATGGAGCGAAAAGGTTAGCCAGGTAAACGAGACACTTTCCTTTATGAAGGACTACGTCGTAATCCATTTTCAAGATGAAGAAGCGTATCAGGCTGAAATTGGTTACCCTGAAGCAGCAGCACATAAAAAGGTACATAATGATATGGTGGCATATGTAGGAACTGTTTCCGAGCAGTATGAGAAAACGGGATATGAGGAAGTTTTGATTCAGCAGTTTGCGGGAAAGCTTCTCGCTTGGCTGATCAATCATGTTGCTGCGGATGATCAGAAGATTGCCAACTATGCAAGAAAAAAGGAGGCTGAGCAAAATGAGTAA
- a CDS encoding DUF3892 domain-containing protein gives MMQEKNADLSRLPMLAMEYIPTPNENAKKIVALVKEQGRISGYELEDGQILNKEEAVALAKQDGIRGVGVATRNGSEYLKSLPDESDGNNLGNLPSMTPDEM, from the coding sequence ATGATGCAGGAGAAAAATGCGGATTTGTCAAGGCTGCCGATGCTGGCCATGGAATATATTCCTACGCCCAATGAAAATGCAAAAAAAATAGTGGCGCTGGTCAAGGAGCAGGGCAGAATCTCAGGCTATGAGTTGGAAGACGGACAGATTCTTAACAAGGAAGAGGCTGTAGCTTTGGCGAAACAGGATGGAATCAGAGGAGTTGGTGTCGCTACTCGAAATGGAAGTGAATATCTCAAATCACTTCCGGATGAAAGCGATGGCAATAACCTTGGTAACCTGCCGTCCATGACACCGGACGAAATGTAG
- a CDS encoding alpha/beta hydrolase: MGFYVNVEPDVNVFVEDINPAGEKTILFIHGWPGNHNLFEYQYDQLPKHGYRCIGVDTRGFGQSDRPWHGYGYDRLADDIRAVIDALGLRNITLGGHSTGGAIAVRYMARHQGHGVSKLALFAAAVPSLIQRPYFPYGLPEQAVLDIIEGTYTDRPNMLVGFGKMIFHNFVTPSLADWIYQLGLQASGWATAAVANTWIQEVLFRDMDEIRVPTLILHGLDDKVCLFPLAEAQKNGIRNSKLVPFESCGHFLFYDQMERFNRELMDFLAE, encoded by the coding sequence ATGGGTTTTTATGTAAACGTAGAGCCGGATGTCAATGTCTTTGTGGAGGATATCAATCCTGCTGGAGAAAAAACCATTCTGTTCATCCATGGCTGGCCTGGGAATCATAATCTTTTCGAGTATCAGTATGATCAGCTGCCAAAGCATGGATATCGCTGCATTGGCGTGGACACCAGAGGCTTTGGTCAGTCAGACAGACCCTGGCACGGTTACGGGTATGACAGGCTTGCTGACGATATCCGGGCAGTAATTGATGCACTGGGGCTTCGCAACATCACTTTGGGAGGCCACTCTACAGGAGGTGCAATTGCGGTACGCTATATGGCAAGGCATCAGGGGCATGGCGTATCAAAGCTTGCGTTGTTTGCTGCAGCAGTACCCAGTCTGATTCAGCGGCCTTACTTCCCTTACGGATTGCCGGAACAGGCGGTATTGGATATCATTGAAGGTACATATACCGATCGGCCCAATATGCTTGTGGGCTTTGGAAAGATGATCTTTCATAACTTTGTAACTCCTTCTTTGGCTGACTGGATTTATCAGCTGGGCCTCCAAGCCTCGGGATGGGCGACTGCCGCGGTTGCAAACACCTGGATTCAGGAAGTTCTTTTCAGGGATATGGATGAGATTCGCGTTCCTACATTAATTTTGCACGGCCTTGATGACAAGGTTTGCCTCTTCCCGCTGGCGGAGGCCCAGAAGAATGGAATTCGTAATTCAAAGCTGGTTCCCTTTGAATCTTGCGGTCATTTTCTCTTCTATGATCAAATGGAACGGTTTAATAGAGAATTGATGGATTTTCTCGCAGAATGA
- a CDS encoding tyrosine-type recombinase/integrase produces MLNLASLYTSYLDYCQYQKNLSIKTLKAYRIDLTQFLVFINELDGSLTKKNLSEFMTSLHKRYQPKTIKRKMASIKAFCSWLEYEEYIQNNPFNRMNMKFHVPHILPKTIPLDIIETLLLAAYQELQGIKTSEFKELVVLRDIAVLELLFASGMRVSELCSLNSDDISLTSGQIRIYGKGAKERIITVTNSSVLSALKKYKVEVGKQVGFSECFFINRMKDRLSEQSVRAIIRKYVQKAKINHHLTPHMFRHSFATLLLEEDVDIRYIQQLLGHSSITTTQIYTHVSVKKQNDILSSKHPRNKLSIK; encoded by the coding sequence ATGCTAAATCTCGCATCTTTGTACACATCCTATCTCGATTACTGCCAGTACCAAAAGAATTTAAGTATTAAGACACTGAAAGCATACCGCATAGATCTTACTCAATTCTTAGTATTTATTAATGAGCTCGACGGTTCTCTCACCAAGAAAAATCTGTCTGAATTCATGACTTCTTTACATAAACGATATCAGCCCAAGACTATTAAACGTAAGATGGCTAGTATTAAGGCGTTTTGCAGCTGGCTCGAATATGAAGAATATATACAAAACAATCCCTTTAACAGGATGAATATGAAATTCCATGTACCCCACATTCTACCCAAAACCATTCCGCTGGATATCATCGAAACGCTTTTATTGGCAGCTTACCAAGAATTACAAGGCATAAAGACTTCTGAATTTAAAGAATTGGTTGTACTTCGAGACATAGCGGTATTAGAGCTTTTGTTCGCCAGCGGTATGAGAGTATCGGAGTTATGCTCCTTAAACTCTGATGATATTAGCCTGACAAGCGGGCAAATACGCATTTATGGTAAAGGGGCAAAGGAGCGTATCATAACTGTCACCAATTCATCAGTTCTCAGCGCATTAAAAAAATACAAAGTAGAAGTAGGGAAGCAAGTGGGTTTTTCCGAATGCTTTTTTATCAACAGAATGAAAGACCGCCTCTCAGAGCAGTCTGTTAGAGCCATTATAAGAAAATATGTTCAGAAAGCAAAAATCAACCATCACCTGACTCCACACATGTTTCGTCATTCCTTCGCGACACTTTTGTTGGAAGAGGATGTAGATATTCGATATATACAGCAGTTGTTAGGTCACAGTTCCATTACAACTACCCAAATTTATACTCACGTTTCAGTAAAAAAGCAAAATGATATTCTGAGTTCGAAGCATCCTAGAAATAAACTGTCAATTAAATAG
- a CDS encoding GlsB/YeaQ/YmgE family stress response membrane protein — protein MGIIGWIIIGAAAGWIASMITGNNKEMGAGKNIIVGIVGGLIGGLIMNLVGGVGVTGFNLWSLVVACVGAIVLLLIVNAFTRKAHYN, from the coding sequence ATGGGTATTATAGGATGGATCATTATCGGTGCCGCCGCAGGCTGGATCGCAAGTATGATTACGGGCAACAATAAAGAAATGGGTGCTGGCAAAAACATTATTGTAGGTATCGTTGGAGGATTGATCGGCGGATTGATCATGAATCTTGTCGGAGGCGTCGGTGTGACCGGATTTAATCTATGGAGCTTAGTAGTCGCTTGTGTCGGTGCAATCGTCCTGTTATTAATCGTTAATGCATTTACAAGAAAAGCACATTATAACTAA
- a CDS encoding VOC family protein: MLFRYVHTNIIAKDARLLIDFYKKVLHCKSISESRDLSGEWLDQLTSLNGAHIRGEHLLLPGYEDAHPTLEIFSYDEMKQSVSAEINRPGIAHIAFEVDDVETTLAEILKAGGSTVGELVTAEYPNNRTAVFIYAQDPEGNIIELQSWMQTPER; encoded by the coding sequence ATATTGTTTCGATATGTCCATACAAACATTATTGCCAAGGATGCAAGGTTGTTGATCGACTTCTATAAAAAGGTGCTTCACTGCAAGAGTATTAGCGAGTCACGGGATCTCAGCGGAGAATGGCTTGATCAGCTGACTAGTTTGAATGGTGCCCATATCAGGGGGGAGCATTTACTTCTGCCGGGTTATGAAGACGCTCATCCAACCCTTGAGATTTTCTCTTACGATGAGATGAAGCAAAGTGTCTCAGCCGAAATCAACCGTCCCGGTATCGCGCATATCGCCTTCGAAGTAGATGATGTTGAGACGACACTTGCTGAAATACTTAAGGCAGGTGGAAGCACGGTCGGAGAATTGGTTACAGCAGAGTATCCCAACAACAGGACGGCAGTTTTTATTTATGCGCAAGATCCTGAAGGGAACATTATTGAACTGCAAAGCTGGATGCAGACGCCAGAACGATAA
- a CDS encoding CPBP family intramembrane metalloprotease: MKEINIAKVLVTKRKEKITGGKVIMQQEKLVEKKRLILFIVITIVITWIVFLLIPICGLTYGTGLAVVITMVAMFVPALSSVLTRLITKEGFGNMYLRPHLKGHVKEYLLVYFGPTVLLILSGALYFLIFPGSFDPELTTLKGMVASSGKQGLAASTLLIIQALTFVVIGPIVNIIPTMGEELGWRGYLLPKLRMFLSDRASLIISGAIWGIWHLPIIVMGHNYGTSYWGYPVLGILTMIIFCVVLGIIEGYISIKLESAIPAAMIHSTVNAGAALPIIFAKSGYNPLFGPAITGLIGGLPFIVLAVILLIKAGSKTTLGKNEAHRQEEGPLGQK, translated from the coding sequence ATGAAGGAAATTAATATTGCAAAAGTGCTTGTCACTAAGCGCAAGGAAAAGATAACAGGAGGTAAGGTTATTATGCAACAAGAGAAATTGGTGGAAAAAAAACGGCTGATACTATTTATTGTGATTACAATCGTCATTACTTGGATTGTGTTCTTGTTGATACCGATCTGTGGGCTGACCTACGGAACCGGTTTGGCTGTGGTAATCACTATGGTAGCTATGTTTGTCCCAGCGCTGAGCAGCGTATTAACACGGCTTATAACAAAAGAAGGCTTTGGGAATATGTATCTTCGCCCTCACTTAAAGGGACATGTGAAAGAGTATCTGCTTGTGTACTTCGGTCCGACAGTCTTGTTGATTCTGAGCGGAGCGCTTTATTTCCTGATTTTCCCCGGTTCGTTTGACCCGGAGCTTACAACTTTAAAAGGGATGGTTGCTTCAAGTGGTAAACAGGGACTTGCCGCGTCCACGCTGCTAATTATCCAAGCTCTGACTTTTGTTGTCATCGGACCGATTGTAAATATCATACCCACCATGGGCGAAGAACTTGGCTGGCGGGGGTATCTGCTCCCTAAACTGCGCATGTTTTTATCTGACAGGGCCTCGTTAATTATTTCAGGAGCAATATGGGGAATCTGGCATTTACCCATTATCGTGATGGGTCACAATTACGGAACCAGCTATTGGGGCTATCCAGTGCTCGGCATTCTGACCATGATTATTTTTTGTGTTGTACTTGGAATTATAGAAGGCTATATATCAATCAAACTGGAAAGCGCCATTCCAGCCGCCATGATCCATTCAACGGTGAACGCGGGCGCGGCACTGCCAATCATTTTTGCAAAGAGCGGATATAACCCACTGTTTGGCCCGGCAATCACCGGACTTATTGGCGGACTTCCGTTTATCGTTTTAGCTGTTATATTGCTAATAAAGGCGGGCAGTAAAACAACGTTGGGTAAAAACGAAGCGCACCGGCAAGAAGAGGGGCCGTTGGGGCAGAAATAA
- a CDS encoding NAD(P)/FAD-dependent oxidoreductase: MKKYDIIIVGAGASGVFMSYELTKLTNNAKVLMIDKGAPLEKRVCPIKLGKVKNCIRCVPCHIMNGYGGAGTLSDGKYNITTQFGGDLHNYVGTEAALDLMEYVDQVLCSMGGEDAKLYSTANSDLKTLALRNNLHLLDAKVRHLGTDRNVKILERIFEYIKERIDTQFYTQVVDVEKLEEGFRIVTDKQEEYECSELILATGRSGSKWISSVCDKFGIDLKKNRVDIGVRVELPAEIFKHITDDVYESKIVYKTDKYNDMVRTFCMNPYGEVVAENTNGIVTVNGHSYADPDLRTENTNFALLVSNQFTEPFKDSNEYGESIARLSNMLGGGVLLQRFGDLVKGRRSSARRMEKCFTRPTLQATPGDLSLVIPKRQLDNIIEMIYALDKIAPGTANEDTLLYGVEVKFYNSKVSVDSNLETNVKGLYALGDGSGVTHSLSQASASGVLAARNLAEKYK; encoded by the coding sequence ATGAAAAAATACGACATCATTATTGTGGGTGCTGGCGCGAGCGGAGTTTTTATGTCATACGAACTGACCAAGCTTACCAATAATGCCAAAGTCCTTATGATTGATAAAGGTGCGCCTCTTGAGAAAAGAGTATGTCCCATCAAGCTGGGAAAGGTTAAAAACTGTATCCGCTGCGTGCCTTGTCATATTATGAACGGCTACGGCGGTGCCGGAACCCTGTCTGACGGAAAATATAACATCACGACCCAGTTTGGCGGTGACCTGCACAATTATGTCGGTACTGAGGCCGCCTTGGATTTGATGGAATATGTGGATCAAGTACTTTGCAGCATGGGAGGAGAAGACGCAAAACTCTATTCCACAGCGAATTCAGATCTGAAGACGCTGGCACTGAGAAATAACCTGCATTTATTGGATGCGAAGGTTAGACATCTGGGAACGGATAGAAACGTAAAAATACTGGAGAGAATTTTCGAATATATAAAGGAAAGAATCGATACCCAATTCTACACTCAGGTTGTCGATGTAGAAAAGCTGGAAGAAGGCTTTCGCATCGTAACAGACAAGCAGGAAGAGTATGAGTGCAGTGAGCTCATTCTTGCAACAGGGCGTTCCGGTTCAAAGTGGATTTCAAGCGTCTGCGACAAATTCGGAATTGACCTCAAGAAAAACCGAGTGGATATCGGCGTACGCGTTGAGCTGCCCGCAGAAATTTTTAAACACATCACGGATGACGTTTATGAAAGTAAAATTGTATATAAGACGGACAAATATAATGACATGGTCAGGACCTTCTGTATGAACCCTTACGGTGAGGTGGTTGCGGAAAACACCAACGGCATCGTTACAGTAAATGGTCATAGCTATGCGGATCCCGATCTCCGTACGGAAAACACCAACTTTGCACTTCTGGTATCCAACCAGTTCACCGAGCCGTTCAAGGACAGCAATGAATACGGAGAATCCATTGCAAGACTCAGCAATATGCTGGGAGGCGGTGTACTTCTCCAGCGGTTTGGAGATCTTGTAAAAGGAAGAAGAAGCAGCGCAAGGCGGATGGAAAAGTGCTTTACAAGACCTACCTTGCAGGCAACTCCAGGGGATCTGAGCCTTGTAATCCCCAAGAGACAGCTTGATAATATCATCGAGATGATCTATGCCCTGGATAAAATTGCCCCCGGTACAGCCAACGAGGATACGCTGCTATATGGCGTTGAAGTTAAGTTCTACAACTCAAAGGTAAGCGTTGACAGCAATCTTGAAACCAATGTCAAAGGACTCTATGCTCTTGGCGATGGCTCCGGTGTGACCCACTCACTGTCTCAGGCTTCTGCAAGCGGTGTCCTAGCGGCAAGAAATTTGGCTGAAAAGTACAAATAA
- a CDS encoding LysR family transcriptional regulator: MDFKQIEAFVSVVDHKSFSKAADVCFLTQPTISARISSLEKELGVRLIDRTGREAFLTDYGKVFYKYAAEMLDTRNRAADSIQGLSKEIEGMIATQIA; the protein is encoded by the coding sequence ATGGATTTTAAACAAATTGAGGCATTTGTATCGGTGGTTGACCACAAGAGTTTTTCAAAAGCTGCAGATGTCTGCTTTTTGACTCAGCCAACCATCAGTGCGAGAATCTCCTCACTGGAAAAAGAGCTGGGAGTCAGACTGATCGACCGGACGGGGAGAGAGGCGTTCCTGACCGACTACGGTAAGGTATTCTACAAATACGCAGCAGAAATGCTGGATACGAGAAACCGTGCAGCAGATTCCATTCAGGGTCTGTCCAAGGAAATCGAAGGAATGATCGCGACTCAGATCGCTTAA